The following coding sequences are from one Fibrobacter sp. UWT2 window:
- a CDS encoding CUB domain-containing protein gives MKKNFHVFFVFALLALLAAPSAAYTYKNIYLSSNGETVVLPCDGTADISASDIVRNFVIYDDGGASGNYSNNCRGVALITAPKGYGIKAWGWMKAESADSLHIKDDRYNTYMIAKFNGTGVNSQRDFGPYYSTCDGMNISFITDGSVVGPGFELHVEFVPLRTVSANSDQIWLYSPYKWGYYITETWGLTGSGVDATYSEGMTASFSFNPNYNEERVWGVKLRKKDGSGIVGYRKNERNGRYEFVMPSSDVGVVTKLDWDSAGYNMFNDEKSLFLYGTRKIKLYDEGGPEDDYASSFDGWLKLSTPEGFYFQVTGTVETEPSSYGGYDYLEIYDGEVSKGTSATPKCKVYTQGNKAGKVNVPSNCVSTAEYMTIHFRTDGSITAPGLDLTVSSLYRTYSVNVKQTSNGSISSDAYSSQKGSKVTLTVKPNSGYVLKGVEVVNKTTGFSYTYGSYQSNTVTFSMPASDVDVTPTFVKDTYSITKKSATGGSVTGPISAKVGSTVAMTTSTTNGYLYSGASVKVDGSSVSVFGEKGFLDGKFSFTMPIGDVTVTPSFTNDWSAEGGLFINMTKAKNVTAEIPSGVKSFKVYDDGGKYGDYGRSNRDTLVLYVPTGHVLQLSGSMNINSSSDSLLVYNGSRANAYSLLGTYKGSIENVLSTSNYMTLVFHSGTSYYKGLDLTVKVLSVVNQITYKNNNSGGSVTSDAPTTARNGYTVNYSYSYNSGYMVSDIKAVDADGKNVTVTGGWYNNNKASFKMPLSAVTVTSSYTNNWSAEGDLYINMPKASKVTATIPSGVKSFKVYDDGGKSESYSGSNRDTLVLNAPAGYVLQLSGTKKTASSNDSLLVYNGSGANANSLLETYKSYNEQTISNVVSTGSAMTLVFHTGYSRDYGLNLTVKVIPIVHQITYTNRNSGGSVTSDAPKTGTRDAFVNFSYSYNSGYLVKEIKAVTADGDSVAVTGGWYNEKNASFKMPLAAVTVTSTYTDDLTDEGGLYINMRKSSRFTATIPEGVKSFKVYDDGGNSGNYSGYNRDTLVLKAPDGYVLRLSGSKKTNSSSDSLLVYNGSGANANSLLKTYKSSYEQTISNDLSSGNYMTLVFHSGYSNYYGLDLTVKVISAVNQITYTNKNSGGSVTSDAPKSGKKDSIVSFSYSYNSGYMVKEIKAVSADGDSVIVTGGWYNDKKASFKMPLSAVTVTSSYTDDLSAEGGLYVNMRKTSKFTATIPEGVNSFKVYDDGGNSGNYSGSNRDTLVLKAPDGYVLRLSGNKKTASSYDSLLVYNGSGANANSLLKTYKSSYEQTIGNDLSSGSYMTLVFHSGSSRDYGLNLTVQVISAVNQITYTNKNSGGSVTSGAPTTGKDGSTVNYTYSYDSGYMVSDITAVDADGKNVTVTGGWYNNKRAFFKMPLSAVTITSSYTDIWSADGGLYINMLKASKVVATIPKGVESFKVYDDGGISGNYSGNNRDTLVLKAPDGYVLQLTGTKKTASSYDSLLVYNGSGTNANSLLKTYKSSYEQTISNVLSSGNYMTLVFHSGSSRDYGLDLKVTLILVDYAIQVNSATNGKVSASKTTELHFGDTVSLTASANTGYMLKDVVAKDSAGNAVKVTQYSFDVSELIMPAKNLVVTPTFTNNFTAAGGLHLDMRRNANVKANIPSGVKSLKVYDNGGKDGVYEASSNDTLTLTAPEGYRIKLTGNVKTEKGWDYFYVFDGENASANNLLTIAGPATYNSHDKDTSLTAIYSTGNHMTLCFKADGIYQFEGLDLTVTLEKINYTITRNSVTGGTVNGKDADTLGAVVYLTGSPTGSYHLSNVTVVDEGGNIIKSPIYLFDRSKFTMPASNVTVTPTWTDNLTAEGGLHLDLLKNEKINEDIPAGVKSFNLYDNGGAGGNYASNSRDTLTLNAPTGFYLVVTGSVTLEKGCDSLYIFDGVNTSAAQLFGSTSASTGSKTDIGTITSSGRSLTFRFKSDVSKEYSGLNLKVSVEPITYVIAIADAANGRVSSSVKKAAKDSIVNLSWVYTTGYLIRDIDVKDASENKIVVNGGWYSGAKASFTMPESPVIVTPTFTNNLTAEGDNGLYINMPKTGMVNATIPNKVTSFKVYDDGGASGLYSNGCNGTLVLNAPEGYMLQLSGSVTVENPGSSGTIYDYLIVYDGADNSATKLVDKKTGSATISAVRSSGRNLTLFFHSDGSNVRDGLDLTVTLVPVDYTVTVATVTGGSMTSDKESAVMDGVVTLTAVPKDGYLIDGVEVKDANNNVVALNNDIYWYCGTNKVSFKMPSASVTVTPKFSPINALYVNMPKKSGVGCDVHIPENVTSFKIYDDGGEAGNYSNNVNGELWVVFDEKSGNAGLKLSGTVSAPKDGAHLYATAVTDDAMELFYTNNGSSDGLAEDIGTFINSSSLIIEFRTGNVGSGAGLDLKVDVVKSPGAGVKVVYDDAHVIGDGKLSRWASITDGDKTSELNIPEDVAVDTITLSRNFKTNNVYNTILFPFDVKADSLDGVVKVLRFNGFKQKEDESWVVRMKRVWTKDSIGRDIDVNANTPYLVVMDDPKMVVRGGVTLRKTVEPIAMAEDCNWKFIGTLSYQEWPEGNPLVYGFSNNQFVKAGTNVRVGALRAYLLKPKPKLASERPSLNGSAHAYEYIAPVYIPDEFDIVEDDDENGENTTVIGRYNTRTGEFRMLPSYDIKGRKLNGKPNVHKAYYGKKIIRK, from the coding sequence ATGAAAAAGAATTTTCATGTGTTTTTCGTATTTGCCCTGCTAGCGCTTTTGGCTGCTCCGTCGGCTGCGTATACATACAAGAACATTTACCTTTCTAGCAATGGAGAAACTGTCGTTTTGCCTTGCGACGGTACAGCTGATATCTCTGCTTCTGATATTGTGAGGAACTTTGTCATATATGATGATGGTGGTGCTAGCGGAAACTACAGCAATAACTGTAGGGGAGTTGCTCTAATTACCGCCCCTAAGGGGTATGGAATCAAGGCTTGGGGATGGATGAAGGCGGAATCCGCAGATTCCCTTCATATTAAGGATGATCGTTACAATACATATATGATTGCAAAATTTAATGGCACAGGGGTAAATTCGCAACGGGATTTTGGTCCGTATTACTCGACTTGCGACGGGATGAATATTTCGTTTATTACAGATGGTAGTGTTGTTGGTCCTGGATTTGAACTGCATGTGGAATTTGTGCCTTTGCGTACGGTTAGTGCAAATTCGGATCAAATATGGCTCTATAGCCCATATAAATGGGGTTATTATATAACTGAGACGTGGGGATTGACGGGGTCGGGTGTGGATGCAACTTACTCAGAAGGGATGACGGCTTCGTTTAGTTTCAATCCTAATTATAATGAAGAGCGTGTGTGGGGAGTAAAGTTGAGAAAAAAAGATGGGTCGGGCATCGTTGGATACCGGAAAAATGAGCGTAATGGTAGGTATGAGTTCGTAATGCCTTCGAGCGATGTTGGAGTTGTAACGAAACTAGATTGGGATAGTGCAGGTTATAATATGTTTAATGATGAAAAATCGTTATTCCTGTATGGAACAAGGAAAATCAAGCTTTATGATGAAGGGGGTCCAGAAGATGATTATGCCAGTAGTTTTGATGGATGGCTAAAATTATCTACGCCCGAAGGTTTTTATTTCCAGGTAACCGGAACGGTTGAAACGGAACCGTCATCTTATGGTGGTTATGATTATTTAGAGATTTATGATGGGGAGGTGTCAAAGGGAACTTCTGCTACACCGAAATGCAAAGTGTATACACAAGGAAATAAAGCTGGAAAGGTTAATGTTCCCTCTAATTGTGTAAGTACTGCTGAATATATGACGATTCATTTCCGTACTGATGGCTCCATTACCGCACCTGGCTTGGATTTGACGGTATCGTCTTTGTATAGAACTTATTCTGTTAATGTCAAACAGACTTCAAATGGAAGCATCTCTAGCGATGCGTATTCTAGTCAAAAAGGTTCTAAGGTCACATTGACGGTCAAACCCAATAGTGGTTATGTGTTAAAGGGTGTCGAAGTCGTGAATAAAACAACGGGTTTTTCCTATACTTATGGTAGTTATCAATCGAATACAGTGACATTTTCGATGCCTGCATCTGATGTAGATGTAACTCCGACTTTTGTGAAAGACACTTATAGCATCACGAAGAAATCTGCGACTGGAGGGTCTGTTACGGGACCTATTTCCGCAAAGGTTGGCTCAACTGTTGCAATGACGACAAGTACTACGAATGGATATCTATACAGTGGTGCTTCTGTTAAGGTAGATGGAAGTAGTGTGAGCGTTTTTGGCGAAAAGGGCTTTTTGGACGGAAAATTTAGCTTTACGATGCCGATTGGCGATGTGACCGTGACTCCTTCGTTTACCAACGATTGGAGTGCCGAGGGCGGCCTCTTCATCAATATGACCAAGGCGAAAAATGTTACCGCGGAGATTCCGTCAGGTGTCAAATCCTTCAAGGTTTATGACGATGGTGGCAAGTATGGGGATTATGGCCGCAGCAACAGAGACACCCTCGTGCTTTATGTCCCGACAGGCCATGTCCTGCAGTTGTCGGGAAGTATGAATATAAATTCGTCTTCTGACTCTTTGCTCGTCTATAATGGATCAAGGGCTAACGCCTACAGTCTTCTTGGAACATACAAGGGCTCTATAGAAAATGTCCTGAGCACCAGCAACTACATGACTCTCGTGTTCCATTCAGGTACCTCCTATTATAAGGGACTTGACCTGACGGTAAAAGTTCTTTCCGTAGTCAACCAGATTACCTACAAGAACAATAATTCCGGTGGCTCCGTGACGTCGGATGCGCCTACGACAGCAAGGAATGGTTACACAGTCAATTACTCCTATTCCTATAACAGTGGCTACATGGTAAGCGATATAAAGGCAGTCGATGCCGATGGCAAAAATGTAACGGTTACCGGCGGCTGGTATAATAACAATAAAGCATCCTTCAAGATGCCTCTGTCCGCGGTGACGGTTACCTCTTCCTACACGAACAACTGGAGTGCCGAGGGCGACCTCTACATCAACATGCCCAAGGCGAGCAAGGTTACCGCGACGATTCCGTCTGGAGTCAAGTCCTTCAAGGTTTATGACGATGGCGGCAAATCCGAGAGCTATAGCGGCAGCAACAGGGATACCCTCGTGCTTAATGCCCCGGCAGGCTATGTCCTGCAGTTGTCGGGAACCAAGAAAACAGCTTCATCTAATGACTCTTTGCTCGTCTATAACGGATCAGGGGCTAATGCCAATAGCCTTCTTGAAACATACAAGAGTTATAATGAACAAACAATAAGCAATGTCGTGAGCACTGGCAGCGCCATGACTCTCGTGTTCCATACAGGATACTCCCGTGATTACGGCCTCAACCTGACGGTTAAAGTCATTCCCATAGTCCACCAGATTACTTACACGAACAGGAACTCCGGCGGTTCAGTAACTTCGGATGCGCCAAAGACGGGAACGAGAGATGCCTTCGTCAATTTCTCCTATTCCTATAATAGTGGCTACCTGGTAAAAGAGATAAAGGCGGTCACTGCAGATGGTGACAGCGTAGCGGTTACCGGCGGCTGGTATAATGAAAAGAATGCGTCTTTCAAGATGCCTCTGGCTGCGGTGACGGTCACCTCGACCTATACGGATGACTTGACCGACGAGGGCGGTCTCTATATCAACATGCGTAAGAGTAGCAGGTTTACCGCAACGATTCCTGAAGGTGTCAAATCCTTCAAGGTTTATGACGATGGCGGCAACTCTGGGAACTATAGCGGCTACAACAGGGACACCCTCGTGCTTAAGGCCCCGGATGGCTACGTCCTGCGATTGTCGGGAAGCAAGAAAACGAATTCGTCTAGTGACTCATTGCTCGTCTATAACGGATCAGGGGCTAATGCCAATAGCCTTCTTAAAACATACAAGAGTTCATATGAACAAACTATAAGTAACGACCTGAGTAGTGGCAACTACATGACTCTCGTGTTCCATTCAGGATACTCCAATTATTACGGCCTTGATTTGACGGTTAAAGTCATTTCTGCAGTCAATCAGATTACCTACACGAACAAGAATTCCGGCGGTTCCGTTACATCGGATGCACCAAAGTCGGGAAAGAAAGATTCCATTGTCAGTTTCTCCTATTCCTATAATAGTGGTTATATGGTAAAAGAAATAAAGGCTGTCTCAGCAGACGGTGACAGCGTAATAGTTACCGGCGGGTGGTATAATGACAAGAAAGCGTCCTTCAAAATGCCTTTGTCTGCAGTGACGGTCACTTCGTCTTATACTGATGACTTGAGCGCCGAAGGCGGTCTTTATGTCAATATGCGTAAGACGAGCAAGTTTACCGCGACGATTCCTGAAGGTGTCAATTCGTTCAAGGTTTATGACGATGGCGGCAACTCTGGGAACTATAGCGGCAGCAACAGGGACACTCTCGTGCTTAAGGCTCCGGATGGCTACGTCCTGCGATTGTCGGGAAACAAGAAAACAGCTTCGTCTTATGACTCATTGCTCGTCTATAACGGATCAGGGGCTAATGCCAATAGTCTTCTTAAAACATACAAGAGTTCATATGAACAAACTATAGGTAACGACCTGAGCAGTGGTAGCTACATGACTCTCGTGTTCCATTCTGGATCCTCCCGTGATTACGGCCTCAACCTGACGGTTCAAGTCATTTCTGCAGTCAATCAGATTACCTACACGAACAAGAATTCTGGCGGTTCCGTGACTTCGGGGGCCCCTACGACAGGGAAGGACGGTTCCACAGTCAATTACACCTATTCCTATGACAGCGGCTACATGGTAAGTGACATCACTGCAGTCGATGCCGATGGCAAAAATGTAACGGTTACTGGCGGCTGGTATAATAACAAGAGAGCGTTCTTCAAGATGCCTCTGTCTGCGGTGACGATCACCTCGTCCTATACGGATATTTGGAGCGCCGATGGCGGCCTTTACATCAACATGCTCAAGGCTAGTAAGGTTGTCGCGACGATTCCAAAAGGAGTCGAATCGTTCAAGGTTTATGACGACGGCGGCATTTCCGGGAACTATAGCGGCAACAACAGGGACACTCTCGTGCTTAAGGCTCCGGATGGCTACGTCCTGCAGTTGACGGGAACCAAAAAAACAGCTTCGTCTTATGACTCATTGCTCGTCTATAACGGATCAGGGACTAATGCCAATAGTCTTCTTAAAACATACAAGAGTTCATATGAACAAACAATAAGCAATGTCCTGAGCAGTGGCAACTACATGACTCTCGTGTTCCATTCAGGCTCCTCCCGTGATTACGGCCTCGACCTTAAGGTGACGCTTATACTTGTGGACTATGCCATTCAAGTTAATAGTGCAACAAATGGAAAGGTGTCTGCATCTAAAACAACAGAACTCCATTTTGGTGATACGGTTTCTTTGACTGCGTCTGCTAATACTGGGTATATGCTAAAAGACGTTGTTGCCAAAGATTCGGCTGGCAATGCCGTTAAAGTCACGCAGTATTCGTTTGACGTTTCTGAGTTAATCATGCCGGCAAAGAATTTGGTTGTTACTCCGACATTTACGAATAACTTTACCGCAGCAGGCGGCTTACATCTCGATATGCGGAGGAATGCGAATGTCAAAGCGAATATTCCTTCTGGAGTTAAGTCGTTAAAGGTCTATGATAACGGCGGCAAGGATGGTGTTTATGAGGCGAGTAGTAATGACACCTTGACACTCACGGCTCCTGAAGGATACCGAATTAAATTGACGGGTAATGTTAAGACAGAAAAAGGTTGGGATTACTTCTACGTCTTTGATGGAGAGAATGCTAGCGCTAATAATTTGTTGACGATTGCTGGCCCGGCAACCTATAATTCTCATGATAAAGATACCAGTCTTACGGCGATATATAGCACTGGCAATCATATGACGCTCTGCTTTAAGGCTGATGGAATTTATCAATTCGAAGGCCTTGACCTTACCGTAACGCTCGAAAAGATTAATTATACGATTACTCGTAATTCTGTTACTGGTGGAACTGTAAATGGCAAGGATGCCGATACGCTTGGTGCAGTTGTTTACCTTACTGGTTCTCCAACAGGCTCCTATCATTTGAGCAATGTGACTGTCGTGGACGAAGGCGGAAACATCATCAAGTCGCCTATTTACTTGTTCGACCGTTCAAAATTTACTATGCCTGCAAGTAATGTGACAGTGACGCCAACATGGACGGATAACCTTACTGCAGAAGGCGGACTCCATCTTGATCTATTGAAGAACGAAAAAATTAACGAGGATATCCCGGCTGGGGTCAAATCCTTCAATTTGTATGATAATGGTGGCGCAGGCGGTAATTATGCAAGTAATAGCAGAGATACTTTGACGCTTAATGCACCTACGGGATTCTACCTGGTTGTGACAGGTTCTGTTACATTAGAAAAGGGCTGCGATTCTCTTTACATCTTCGATGGTGTTAATACCTCTGCTGCTCAGCTGTTTGGCTCAACAAGTGCATCAACGGGTAGTAAAACTGATATTGGAACCATTACCAGTTCTGGCCGTAGCCTCACATTCCGATTCAAGTCGGATGTTTCGAAAGAGTATTCTGGTCTTAACTTGAAGGTCTCTGTTGAACCGATTACCTACGTTATTGCGATTGCCGATGCTGCAAATGGTCGTGTTTCGAGTAGCGTAAAGAAGGCGGCCAAGGATTCAATTGTCAATCTGTCTTGGGTCTATACGACGGGTTATTTGATCAGGGATATTGATGTCAAGGATGCTTCCGAAAACAAGATTGTTGTCAATGGCGGCTGGTATTCGGGTGCCAAGGCAAGCTTTACAATGCCTGAAAGTCCTGTCATTGTTACCCCGACCTTTACGAATAACTTGACTGCCGAAGGCGATAATGGCCTCTACATCAATATGCCGAAGACCGGAATGGTCAATGCGACTATCCCGAATAAGGTGACTTCGTTCAAGGTGTATGATGACGGCGGTGCATCGGGTCTTTACAGCAATGGTTGTAATGGGACGCTTGTGCTTAATGCTCCAGAAGGCTACATGTTGCAGCTAAGTGGAAGTGTTACTGTCGAAAATCCGGGTTCTTCGGGTACAATCTATGATTACTTGATTGTCTATGACGGCGCCGATAATTCCGCGACCAAGTTGGTTGACAAGAAAACGGGGTCGGCGACAATCTCAGCTGTTCGTAGCTCGGGCCGTAATTTGACCTTGTTCTTCCATTCTGACGGAAGTAACGTGAGAGATGGCCTCGACTTGACGGTGACACTTGTTCCTGTGGATTATACGGTCACGGTGGCGACTGTTACGGGTGGGTCCATGACGAGTGACAAGGAATCTGCGGTTATGGATGGCGTGGTGACATTGACGGCGGTGCCGAAAGATGGCTACCTGATTGACGGTGTTGAAGTCAAGGATGCCAATAATAATGTTGTCGCCTTGAATAATGACATTTATTGGTATTGCGGTACTAATAAGGTCTCTTTCAAAATGCCAAGTGCATCTGTTACGGTCACCCCGAAATTTTCTCCGATTAACGCGCTGTACGTGAATATGCCGAAGAAAAGTGGAGTGGGTTGTGATGTTCATATTCCAGAAAATGTAACCTCCTTTAAAATTTACGATGATGGTGGTGAAGCTGGTAACTACAGTAACAACGTCAATGGCGAACTTTGGGTGGTGTTTGATGAAAAGTCTGGTAATGCAGGTCTAAAATTATCAGGGACAGTCTCAGCACCGAAGGATGGAGCTCACTTGTATGCTACCGCTGTGACTGATGACGCTATGGAATTGTTCTACACCAATAATGGTTCCTCAGATGGTCTTGCCGAGGATATTGGTACGTTTATTAATTCCTCGTCATTAATAATTGAATTCCGTACAGGCAATGTTGGTAGCGGTGCCGGTCTTGATTTGAAAGTTGATGTTGTCAAATCTCCGGGTGCCGGCGTAAAAGTTGTTTATGACGACGCTCATGTGATTGGTGATGGAAAACTCAGTAGATGGGCTTCGATAACGGATGGCGACAAGACATCGGAACTCAATATCCCCGAAGATGTTGCGGTTGACACAATCACGCTCTCTCGCAATTTTAAAACGAATAACGTGTATAATACAATTCTTTTCCCGTTTGATGTAAAGGCAGATAGTCTTGACGGAGTTGTAAAGGTGCTTCGTTTCAACGGCTTCAAGCAGAAAGAAGATGAATCTTGGGTTGTTCGCATGAAACGAGTCTGGACGAAGGATTCTATTGGTCGCGATATTGATGTCAATGCTAATACGCCCTACTTGGTCGTGATGGATGATCCCAAAATGGTTGTCCGTGGTGGCGTGACACTGAGAAAGACTGTTGAACCCATCGCGATGGCCGAAGACTGTAACTGGAAATTCATTGGAACGCTTTCTTATCAGGAATGGCCCGAAGGAAATCCTCTTGTCTATGGATTTAGTAACAATCAGTTTGTGAAGGCTGGTACGAATGTGAGGGTTGGCGCATTGCGTGCATACTTGCTGAAGCCCAAGCCGAAGCTGGCTAGCGAAAGACCGAGCCTGAATGGCTCTGCGCACGCCTACGAGTACATTGCCCCGGTGTATATTCCTGACGAATTCGATATCGTTGAAGACGATGACGAAAATGGCGAGAATACCACCGTTATCGGGCGCTACAACACGCGTACAGGCGAATTCAGGATGCTGCCCAGCTATGACATCAAGGGTCGCAAGCTGAACGGCAAGCCCAACGTACACAAAGCTTATTATGGTAAAAAAATTATAAGGAAATAG